A region of Lycium barbarum isolate Lr01 chromosome 3, ASM1917538v2, whole genome shotgun sequence DNA encodes the following proteins:
- the LOC132631056 gene encoding uncharacterized protein LOC132631056, translating into MEIPAWKQEVIIMDFITGLLRSHRKFDSIWVIIDRLTKSTCFLPVRTTYATEDYAKLYLKEIVRLHSIPVSIISDRGAQFMAKFWKSFQESLGTRVSLSTTFYPQSDGYHASIKIAPYEVLYSRKCRSPAELQAVHLVFHVSMLRKCIGDASKIVPVDDIQVTKNLTYEEEPMDILDRQIRRLRNKYVVSVKVLWRSKDREEMTWKEEAEMKSNYPHLFTAIDDTIPEDPCKILLYPQIIYKEISSALITRDTLLKTRKNLKNMITPQVSAVVSVDPGGFTWIYEIVCTYLMVTRF; encoded by the exons ATGGAGATCCCAGCGTGGAAGCAGGAAGTGATTATTATGGATTTTATCACGGGATTGCTCCGTTCTCATCGcaaatttgattctatttgggtgatcattGATAGGTTAACAAAATCAACCTGTTTCTTGCCTGTAAGAACCACCTATGCTactgaagactatgctaaattgtatcttaaggagattgtgcgtcTTCACAGCATTCCTGTGtccattatttctgacagaggcgctcAGTTTATGgcaaagttctggaaatcttttcaggaaAGTCTTGGTACTCGAGTAAGTCTTAGTACAACTTTCTATCCGCAGTCAGACGG ctaccatgccAGTATCAAAATTGCTCCGTACGAGGTTTTATATAGCAGAAAATGTAGGTCTCCTGCTG AACTGCAAGCAGTTCatctagtttttcatgtatccatgctgagaaaatgtattggagacgcCTCCAAAATCGTACCTGTTGATGATATACAAGTTACGAAAAATTTGACATACGAGGAAGAACCAATGGATATTCTCGACAGACAAATCCGCAGGCTCAGAAACAAATATGTGGTTTCAGtaaaggttctatggaggagtaaagatagggaagagatgacgtgGAAAGAGGAAGCAGAAATGAAGTCCAACTATCCCCATTTATTCACTGCCATAGATGATACCATTCCGGAGGATCCTTGCAAGATTCTGCTTTACCCGCAAATTATTTATAAG GAGATTAGTAGTGCTCTGATCACAAGAGATACGTTGCTAAAGACCcgtaaaaatttgaaaaatatgaTTACCCCTCAG gTATCAGCCGTGGTAAGTGTAGACCCTGGAGGATTCACTTGGATATATGAGATCGTATGCACATATCTTATGGTTACGAGGTTTTAA